In one Mycobacterium sp. NBC_00419 genomic region, the following are encoded:
- a CDS encoding adenylate kinase codes for MRIVLLGPPGAGKGTQAVKLADKLGIPQISTGDLFRHNISTGTELGLEAKKYLDAGDLVPATLTNALVDDRLNDADVTGGFILDGFPRSVEQAEALKQMLARRDLALDAVVEFRVPEAELVERLKGRGRADDTEEVILNRMKVYRDETAPLLDYYQGELKTVDAVGSLDEVFARALHALGR; via the coding sequence GGACCGCCCGGAGCGGGCAAAGGAACGCAGGCGGTCAAGCTGGCGGACAAGCTCGGAATCCCGCAGATCTCCACAGGCGACCTGTTCCGGCACAACATCAGCACCGGCACCGAGCTGGGGCTGGAAGCCAAGAAGTACCTCGACGCCGGTGACCTGGTTCCGGCCACTCTGACCAACGCCCTGGTCGACGATCGGCTCAACGATGCCGACGTGACCGGCGGGTTCATCCTCGACGGCTTTCCGCGCTCGGTCGAGCAGGCCGAGGCGCTCAAGCAGATGCTGGCCCGCCGCGACCTGGCGCTGGACGCGGTGGTCGAGTTCCGGGTTCCCGAGGCCGAACTCGTCGAACGGCTCAAGGGCCGCGGCCGCGCCGACGACACCGAAGAGGTCATCCTCAACCGGATGAAGGTCTACCGCGACGAGACGGCCCCCCTGCTGGACTACTACCAGGGCGAGCTCAAGACCGTCGACGCCGTCGGCTCTCTCGACGAGGTCTTCGCGCGGGCACTGCACGCACTCGGTCGCTGA
- the map gene encoding type I methionyl aminopeptidase: MVSLPGLRHRRTVPARTPGELDAMAAAGAVVAAALRTVREAAVAGVSTKDLDDAAETVIRQAGGIPSFLGYHGYPASICSSVNDRVVHGIPTAEEKLASGDLVSIDCGAIIDGWHGDAAITFGIGPLIAIDEALSAATKQSMEAGIAAMIPGNRLTDVSHAIENGTRAAEKAFGRRFGIVEGYGGHGIGRQMHMDPFLPNEGQPGRGPHLVVGSVLAIEPMLTLGTTKTRVLADEWTVVTADGTRAAHWEHTVAVTDDGPRILTA, from the coding sequence ATGGTCTCCCTGCCCGGACTGCGTCACCGTAGAACTGTGCCCGCCCGTACGCCGGGCGAGCTGGACGCGATGGCAGCTGCGGGTGCCGTCGTGGCGGCTGCGCTGCGAACCGTTCGGGAGGCCGCCGTAGCGGGGGTCTCCACCAAGGATCTCGACGACGCCGCCGAGACGGTGATCCGCCAAGCCGGCGGAATCCCGTCGTTCCTGGGCTACCACGGCTACCCCGCGAGCATCTGTTCGTCGGTCAACGACCGCGTGGTGCACGGCATCCCCACCGCTGAGGAGAAGCTGGCCTCCGGGGATCTGGTGTCCATCGACTGCGGCGCGATCATCGACGGCTGGCACGGCGACGCGGCGATCACCTTCGGCATCGGCCCGCTGATCGCCATCGACGAGGCGCTGTCGGCGGCCACCAAGCAGTCGATGGAGGCGGGCATCGCGGCGATGATCCCCGGAAACCGCCTCACCGACGTCTCGCATGCCATCGAGAACGGCACCAGGGCCGCCGAGAAGGCGTTCGGCCGCCGGTTCGGCATCGTCGAAGGCTACGGCGGGCACGGGATCGGCCGACAGATGCACATGGATCCGTTCCTGCCCAACGAGGGCCAACCCGGCCGCGGCCCGCACCTAGTTGTGGGTTCGGTGCTGGCGATCGAACCGATGCTGACGCTGGGCACCACCAAGACCCGGGTGCTGGCCGACGAATGGACCGTCGTCACCGCCGACGGCACCCGTGCGGCCCACTGGGAGCACACCGTCGCGGTGACCGACGACGGTCCGCGCATCCTCACCGCCTAG